In Malus sylvestris chromosome 16, drMalSylv7.2, whole genome shotgun sequence, the following are encoded in one genomic region:
- the LOC126606772 gene encoding acylamino-acid-releasing enzyme-like isoform X1, whose amino-acid sequence MNGISPGYKIPSSSFYLISPSHLLTPRTSSRRPFRNFLSIKRLSTLLAMGSSKDGPVKEMPLGVDATTEEEYASQSRLLQDFISISSIDKAWIFKSDSGIGSQAMFSISQPNLLANKRKKFILSSHISRESNNSVNFQWSPFPVEMTGVSVFVPSPSGAKLFVVRNPENESPCQFEIWGQGQLEKEFHIPQSVHGSVYADGWFQGISWNADETLIAYVAEEPAPSKPTFTGQGYKKSSSTDKDFGNWKGQGDWKEEWGETYAGKRQPALFVININSGEAQAVKGIEKSLSVGQVVWAPPVKGSHQSLVFVGWSEGIRKLGIKYCFNRPCALYVVKAPNFESEATGSELKASSTEDLPAVKLTQSISSAFYPRFCPDGKFLLFLSARSSVDSGAHSATDSLHRIDWPVDGVLSSSAKIVDVIPVVMCAEDGCFPGLYWSSILSNPWLSDGCTMIISSIWGSCQVILSVNVLSGEVSRISSADSNSWDVLTLDGDNIIAVSSSPVDVPHINYGYLVDKESTSTAWSWLNVSSPPSECSEKVKSLLSSLQFSILKVPVRDVSGSVTKGAAKPIEAIFVSSKTKRNDSFDPLIVILHGGPHSVSLSSYSKSLAFLSSIGFSLLLVNYRGSLGFGEEALQSLLGKIGSQDVDDVLVAIDHVIDKGLASASKIAVLGGSHGGFLTTHLIGQAPDKFVVAAVRNPACNLALMIGTTDIPDWCYVEAYGSEGRNNYTEAPSAEHLTLLHSKSPISHVSKVKTPTLFLLGAQDLRVPISTGLQYARALKEKGVPVKVIVFPQDTHGIERPQSDFESFLNIGVWFKKYLP is encoded by the exons ATGAACGGAATAAGTCCTGGGTATAAGAttccctcctcctctttctatTTAATCTCACCTTCGCACCTTCTCACTCCGAGGACGAGCAGTCGCAGACCCTTTCGCAATTTTCTCTCTAT TAAAAGATTGTCAACGCTTTTAGCCATGGGCAGTTCTAAAGATGGTCCAGTGAAGGAGATGCCTCTTGGGGTAGATGCAACAACTGAGGAAGAATATGCATCACAGTCTAGGTTACTTCAAGACTTCATTAGTATTTccagcattgacaaggcatggATTTTTAAATCTGATAGCG GAATTGGGTCTCAGGCAATGTTTTCAATTAGTCAACCGAATCTTTTGGCAAACAAGAGGAAGAAATTCATTCTATCCTCTCATATTTCAAGAGAAAGTAACAATTCTGTAAACTTCCAATGGTCCCCGTTCCCGGTTGAGATGACAGGAGTATCTGTATTTGTTCCATCCCCGTCCGGTGCAAAGCTTTTTGTGGTTCGGAATCCTGAGAACGAATCTCCCTGCCAATTTGAAATTTGGGGCCAAGGTCAATTGGAGAAAGAATTCCACATTCCCCAATCTGTTCATGGTTCAGTTTATGCTGATGGATG GTTTCAGGGAATTTCTTGGAACGCTGATGAAACTCTCATTGCTTATGTTGCTGAGGAACCAGCTCCCTCCAAGCCCACATTTACAGGTCAGGGATACAAGAAAAGTAGTTCCACGGATAAGGACTTTGGTAACTGGAAAGGTCAAGGGGATTGGAAGGAAGAATGGGGGGAAACCTATGCTGGAAAAAGGCAGCCTGCACTTTTTGTCATCAATATTAACAG CGGAGAGGCACAAGCTGTCAAAGGAATTGAAAAGTCTTTGAGTGTTGGTCAAGTTGTATGGGCGCCACCAGTTAAAGGCTCGCATCAATCGTTGGTTTTTGTTGGGTGGTCAGAAGGTATCAGAAAGCTTGGTATCAAGTACTGCTTTAACAGGCCCTGTGCATTGTATGTGGTCAAGGCACCAAATTTTGAATCAGAAGCAACTGGTTCTGAACTCAA AGCTAGTTCAACTGAAGATCTTCCTGCTGTAAAGCTGACTCAAAGCATAAGTAGTGCTTTCTATCCACGGTTCTG CCCAGATGGaaaattccttttgtttttatcGGCTAGAAGTTCTGTGGATTCCGGGGCACATTCTGCAACAGATTCTCTTCACAGAATAGACTGGCCAGTGGATGGAGTGCTATCCTCATCTGCAAAAATTGTTGATGTG ATTCCTGTTGTTATGTGTGCTGAGGATGGTTGCTTCCCTGGGCTTTACTGGTCAAGTATCCTTAGTAATCCATGGCTTTCTGATGGATGCACAATGATCATATCTTCTATCTGGGGTAGCTGTCAAGTGATACTTTCTGTGAATGTTTTGAG CGGGGAAGTATCACGTATCAGCTCTGCTGATTCAAATTCATGGGATGTTCTTACACTGGATGGGGACAATATCATTGCTG tgTCTAGCAGTCCAGTAGATGTACCTCATATCAATTATGGTTACCTTGTTGATAAAGAAAGTACAAGTACCGCATGGAGTTGGTTAAATGTATCAAGCCCCCCAAGTGAATGCTCTGAGAAG GTTAAATCTTTGCTCTCCTCTCTGCAATTCAGTATACTGAAGGTTCCTGTCAGGGATGTTTCTGGTAGCGTAACAAAAG GTGCTGCCAAACCAATTGAAGCCATATTTGTGTCTTCCAAAACTAAAAGAAATGATTCATTTGACCCATTAATTGTAATCCTCCACGGAGGCCCGCACTCTGTTTCATTGTCAAGCTATTCAAagtccttagcatttctctcttCAATTGGGTTCAGTTTGTTACTTGTAAATTATAG AGGTTCGCTGGGTTTTGGTGAAGAAGCACTTCAGTCCCTTCTAGGGAAAATAGGGTCCCAG GACGTGGATGATGTGCTGGTGGCTATCGATCACGTCATTGACAAGGGGCTTGCCAGTGCATCAAAAATTGCAGTTCTTGGTGGTTCTCATGGCGGCTTTCTGACTACTCACTTGATTGGCCAG GCACCAGATAAGTTTGTTGTGGCAGCAGTGAGGAACCCCGCCTGTAATCTCGCATTAATGATCGGTACGACAGACATCCCAGATTGGTGCTATGTGGAGGCCTATGGAAGTGAGGGTAGAAATAACTACACAGAAGCACCTTCTGCTGAGCATCTGACTCTCTTGCACAGCAAATCTCCTATTTCACACGTCTCAAAG GTCAAAACACCCACCCTCTTTCTTTTGGGTGCTCAGGATCTTCGTGTTCCAATTTCTACTGGACTTCAA TATGCTCGGGCGCTTAAGGAAAAAGGAGTTCCTGTCAAAGTCATTGTGTTTCCACAGGATACTCATGGAATTGAGAG GCCACAATCGGACTTTGAGAGCTTTCTTAACATTGGTGTCTGGTTCAAGAAGTATTTACCGTAA
- the LOC126606772 gene encoding acylamino-acid-releasing enzyme-like isoform X3, giving the protein MNGISPGYKIPSSSFYLISPSHLLTPRTSSRRPFRNFLSIKRLSTLLAMGSSKDGPVKEMPLGVDATTEEEYASQSRLLQDFISISSIDKAWIFKSDSGIGSQAMFSISQPNLLANKRKKFILSSHISRESNNSVNFQWSPFPVEMTGVSVFVPSPSGAKLFVVRNPENESPCQFEIWGQGQLEKEFHIPQSVHGSVYADGWFQGISWNADETLIAYVAEEPAPSKPTFTGQGYKKSSSTDKDFGNWKGQGDWKEEWGETYAGKRQPALFVININSGEAQAVKGIEKSLSVGQVVWAPPVKGSHQSLVFVGWSEGIRKLGIKYCFNRPCALYVVKAPNFESEATGSELKASSTEDLPAVKLTQSISSAFYPRFCPDGKFLLFLSARSSVDSGAHSATDSLHRIDWPVDGVLSSSAKIVDVIPVVMCAEDGCFPGLYWSSILSNPWLSDGCTMIISSIWGSCQVILSVNVLSGEVSRISSADSNSWDVLTLDGDNIIAVSSSPVDVPHINYGYLVDKESTSTAWSWLNVSSPPSECSEKVKSLLSSLQFSILKVPVRDVSGSVTKGAAKPIEAIFVSSKTKRNDSFDPLIVILHGGPHSVSLSSYSKSLAFLSSIGFSLLLVNYRGSLGFGEEALQSLLGKIGSQDVDDVLVAIDHVIDKGLASASKIAVLGGSHGGFLTTHLIGQAPDKFVVAAVRNPACNLALMIGTTDIPDWCYVEAYGSEGRNNYTEAPSAEHLTLLHSKSPISHVSKVKTPTLFLLGAQDLRVPISTGLQYARALKEKGVPVKVIVFPQDTHGIERPQSDFESFLNIGVWFKKYLP; this is encoded by the exons TAAAAGATTGTCAACGCTTTTAGCCATGGGCAGTTCTAAAGATGGTCCAGTGAAGGAGATGCCTCTTGGGGTAGATGCAACAACTGAGGAAGAATATGCATCACAGTCTAGGTTACTTCAAGACTTCATTAGTATTTccagcattgacaaggcatggATTTTTAAATCTGATAGCG GAATTGGGTCTCAGGCAATGTTTTCAATTAGTCAACCGAATCTTTTGGCAAACAAGAGGAAGAAATTCATTCTATCCTCTCATATTTCAAGAGAAAGTAACAATTCTGTAAACTTCCAATGGTCCCCGTTCCCGGTTGAGATGACAGGAGTATCTGTATTTGTTCCATCCCCGTCCGGTGCAAAGCTTTTTGTGGTTCGGAATCCTGAGAACGAATCTCCCTGCCAATTTGAAATTTGGGGCCAAGGTCAATTGGAGAAAGAATTCCACATTCCCCAATCTGTTCATGGTTCAGTTTATGCTGATGGATG GTTTCAGGGAATTTCTTGGAACGCTGATGAAACTCTCATTGCTTATGTTGCTGAGGAACCAGCTCCCTCCAAGCCCACATTTACAGGTCAGGGATACAAGAAAAGTAGTTCCACGGATAAGGACTTTGGTAACTGGAAAGGTCAAGGGGATTGGAAGGAAGAATGGGGGGAAACCTATGCTGGAAAAAGGCAGCCTGCACTTTTTGTCATCAATATTAACAG CGGAGAGGCACAAGCTGTCAAAGGAATTGAAAAGTCTTTGAGTGTTGGTCAAGTTGTATGGGCGCCACCAGTTAAAGGCTCGCATCAATCGTTGGTTTTTGTTGGGTGGTCAGAAGGTATCAGAAAGCTTGGTATCAAGTACTGCTTTAACAGGCCCTGTGCATTGTATGTGGTCAAGGCACCAAATTTTGAATCAGAAGCAACTGGTTCTGAACTCAA AGCTAGTTCAACTGAAGATCTTCCTGCTGTAAAGCTGACTCAAAGCATAAGTAGTGCTTTCTATCCACGGTTCTG CCCAGATGGaaaattccttttgtttttatcGGCTAGAAGTTCTGTGGATTCCGGGGCACATTCTGCAACAGATTCTCTTCACAGAATAGACTGGCCAGTGGATGGAGTGCTATCCTCATCTGCAAAAATTGTTGATGTG ATTCCTGTTGTTATGTGTGCTGAGGATGGTTGCTTCCCTGGGCTTTACTGGTCAAGTATCCTTAGTAATCCATGGCTTTCTGATGGATGCACAATGATCATATCTTCTATCTGGGGTAGCTGTCAAGTGATACTTTCTGTGAATGTTTTGAG CGGGGAAGTATCACGTATCAGCTCTGCTGATTCAAATTCATGGGATGTTCTTACACTGGATGGGGACAATATCATTGCTG tgTCTAGCAGTCCAGTAGATGTACCTCATATCAATTATGGTTACCTTGTTGATAAAGAAAGTACAAGTACCGCATGGAGTTGGTTAAATGTATCAAGCCCCCCAAGTGAATGCTCTGAGAAG GTTAAATCTTTGCTCTCCTCTCTGCAATTCAGTATACTGAAGGTTCCTGTCAGGGATGTTTCTGGTAGCGTAACAAAAG GTGCTGCCAAACCAATTGAAGCCATATTTGTGTCTTCCAAAACTAAAAGAAATGATTCATTTGACCCATTAATTGTAATCCTCCACGGAGGCCCGCACTCTGTTTCATTGTCAAGCTATTCAAagtccttagcatttctctcttCAATTGGGTTCAGTTTGTTACTTGTAAATTATAG AGGTTCGCTGGGTTTTGGTGAAGAAGCACTTCAGTCCCTTCTAGGGAAAATAGGGTCCCAG GACGTGGATGATGTGCTGGTGGCTATCGATCACGTCATTGACAAGGGGCTTGCCAGTGCATCAAAAATTGCAGTTCTTGGTGGTTCTCATGGCGGCTTTCTGACTACTCACTTGATTGGCCAG GCACCAGATAAGTTTGTTGTGGCAGCAGTGAGGAACCCCGCCTGTAATCTCGCATTAATGATCGGTACGACAGACATCCCAGATTGGTGCTATGTGGAGGCCTATGGAAGTGAGGGTAGAAATAACTACACAGAAGCACCTTCTGCTGAGCATCTGACTCTCTTGCACAGCAAATCTCCTATTTCACACGTCTCAAAG GTCAAAACACCCACCCTCTTTCTTTTGGGTGCTCAGGATCTTCGTGTTCCAATTTCTACTGGACTTCAA TATGCTCGGGCGCTTAAGGAAAAAGGAGTTCCTGTCAAAGTCATTGTGTTTCCACAGGATACTCATGGAATTGAGAG GCCACAATCGGACTTTGAGAGCTTTCTTAACATTGGTGTCTGGTTCAAGAAGTATTTACCGTAA